One genomic window of Chlamydiales bacterium STE3 includes the following:
- a CDS encoding Inner membrane transport permease YbhS (Product derived from UniProtKB/Swiss-Prot:P0AFQ2;Gene name derived from UniProtKB/Swiss-Prot:P0AFQ2) — MKRLSFNLLKTMAQKTIQDKSNRLRKLKALMIKEFYQIVRDPSSILISFVLPLILMFLYGFGVSLDMNHLKIGLVLEDTSPDALSFAKAIMDSRFFDVKIARHRQEFDEAITKGAIRGLVVVPQYFSAFRKRPPNMAPIQVIADGSEPNTASFVQNYVQGAWAAWLEQERISNNLKGLPLVSLQPRFWYNEQLESRNFLIPGSLAIIMTLIGTLLTALVVAREWERGTMEALMSTPISIADLLLGKLIPYFVLGMISMTMCVIWAVVIYQVPLRGSWLLLAFVSGVFLFSALGLGLLISTIARNQFVAAQAAMVAAFLPGFILSGFIFEILSMPLPIQWITYIIPARYFVSSLQTLFLVGNVWSLILYNIVPMFVVGMLFFMITVKKTVKRLD, encoded by the coding sequence TTGAAGAGGCTTTCATTCAACTTATTGAAAACTATGGCTCAAAAAACAATCCAAGATAAGAGTAACCGATTAAGAAAGCTCAAAGCGTTGATGATTAAAGAGTTTTATCAAATTGTACGCGATCCGAGCAGCATTTTGATCTCTTTTGTTCTCCCGCTCATCTTAATGTTTCTTTATGGTTTTGGTGTTTCATTGGATATGAACCATTTAAAAATCGGCCTTGTTTTGGAAGATACTTCCCCTGATGCTTTAAGTTTTGCAAAGGCTATTATGGATTCGCGGTTTTTTGACGTGAAAATAGCTAGGCACCGCCAGGAATTTGATGAGGCAATCACGAAAGGGGCGATTCGAGGCTTGGTTGTGGTTCCCCAATACTTTTCTGCTTTTAGGAAACGTCCTCCCAACATGGCTCCTATTCAGGTCATTGCCGATGGCAGTGAGCCTAACACGGCAAGTTTTGTGCAAAACTATGTGCAGGGTGCTTGGGCGGCATGGCTTGAACAAGAACGAATCAGCAATAATTTAAAAGGTCTTCCTCTTGTTTCTTTGCAGCCAAGATTTTGGTATAACGAGCAGCTGGAAAGCCGCAATTTTCTTATTCCCGGATCTTTGGCAATCATCATGACTTTAATTGGCACCCTTTTAACAGCACTTGTGGTTGCCAGAGAATGGGAACGCGGCACAATGGAAGCTCTAATGTCAACCCCGATCAGCATTGCCGATCTTCTCTTAGGAAAACTGATTCCCTATTTTGTGTTAGGTATGATCTCTATGACCATGTGCGTGATTTGGGCGGTAGTGATCTATCAAGTTCCCTTAAGAGGGTCATGGCTACTTTTAGCTTTCGTCTCCGGGGTTTTTCTCTTCTCTGCTCTCGGACTTGGGCTGTTAATTTCAACAATTGCCCGCAATCAATTTGTGGCAGCACAAGCAGCGATGGTTGCTGCCTTTTTACCCGGATTTATCTTATCAGGATTTATTTTTGAGATTTTGAGTATGCCTTTGCCCATTCAGTGGATCACCTATATTATTCCTGCCCGTTACTTTGTTTCCTCCCTGCAAACCCTGTTTTTAGTTGGCAATGTGTGGAGTTTGATTCTATATAACATTGTTCCTATGTTTGTTGTGGGCATGCTTTTTTTTATGATCACGGTTAAAAAAACGGTGAAGAGGTTGGATTAG
- a CDS encoding Delta-aminolevulinic acid dehydratase (Product derived from UniProtKB/Swiss-Prot:Q59334;Gene name derived from UniProtKB/Swiss-Prot:Q59334;EC number derived from UniProtKB/Swiss-Prot:Q59334) gives MDTIDTSLDLLKRPRRNRRTASIRSLVRETHLLPEQLIAPLFIIEGTQIQQEISSLPEVCRLSIDLLVKEVIHLYELGIRAVDLFPVIHPEQKSRMGCEALNEEGLLARALRTLKKEIPEMCLMVDVALDPYTDHGHDGLINSEGIILNDETIAVLAKMSVLAAENGADIVAPSDMMDGRVASIRQALDQQGFQQVGILSYAAKYASALYGPFREALGSAPKFGDKKSYQMDPSNVREALRECALDEEEGADMLLIKPALAYLDVLSKVREQSNLPLGAYHVSGEYAMVKAAALNGWIDGKRVMMEHLLAIRRAGADFILTYAAAEIAAQL, from the coding sequence ATGGATACAATAGACACAAGCCTCGATTTGCTCAAACGTCCAAGAAGAAATCGGCGCACTGCAAGCATTCGTAGTTTGGTTAGGGAAACTCACCTTTTGCCGGAGCAGCTTATCGCCCCTTTATTTATCATTGAGGGAACCCAAATCCAACAAGAAATCTCTAGCTTACCAGAAGTCTGTCGCCTTAGTATTGATCTTTTAGTCAAAGAAGTGATTCACCTTTACGAGCTAGGCATTAGGGCTGTGGATCTTTTTCCCGTTATCCATCCGGAGCAAAAAAGCAGGATGGGATGTGAAGCCTTAAATGAGGAAGGACTTTTAGCTCGCGCTTTGAGAACTTTAAAAAAAGAAATTCCTGAAATGTGCTTAATGGTTGATGTGGCTTTAGATCCCTATACTGATCATGGCCATGATGGCCTTATTAATTCTGAAGGCATTATTTTGAATGATGAAACGATTGCTGTTTTGGCAAAAATGTCTGTTTTAGCTGCTGAAAATGGAGCAGATATCGTAGCTCCTAGCGACATGATGGATGGTAGAGTTGCCTCCATACGCCAAGCGCTTGATCAACAGGGCTTCCAGCAAGTAGGAATCCTCTCTTACGCAGCAAAATATGCATCGGCTCTGTACGGTCCTTTTAGAGAAGCTCTGGGTTCTGCCCCAAAATTCGGTGACAAAAAAAGTTACCAGATGGATCCCTCTAATGTACGTGAGGCCCTTCGTGAATGTGCTTTAGATGAAGAAGAGGGGGCTGATATGCTACTAATAAAACCAGCTCTTGCTTACCTTGATGTGCTTTCTAAAGTAAGAGAGCAGTCCAATCTTCCTCTAGGAGCATACCATGTCAGCGGTGAATACGCCATGGTTAAAGCTGCAGCCCTTAATGGTTGGATTGATGGCAAAAGAGTGATGATGGAACATCTCCTTGCAATTCGACGTGCGGGAGCTGACTTTATCTTGACTTATGCAGCAGCAGAGATTGCCGCTCAACTTTGA
- a CDS encoding putative ABC transporter ATP-binding protein YbhF (Product derived from UniProtKB/Swiss-Prot:P0A9U2;Gene name derived from UniProtKB/Swiss-Prot:P0A9U2) yields MNEALVTIQNVSKVYGNQTVLSAINAIIPKGEMVALAGPDGAGKTTLIRLMAGLLLPSTGSINVDGYDSIKEADHLHQIIGYMPQKFGLYEDLTVIQNLNLFADLRAVPKEEKETTYKRLLSFTNLASFQDRLVGALSGGMKQKLGLACALVCKPTLLLLDEPSVGVDPISRRELWQMVYDLLQEGISVIWSTAYLDEAQKSHTVLLLNEGKLLYAGSPQKMTERVEGRAFLISDIRENRRNVLTLTLRQPNVIDGVIQGEDVRFVTKDPMPMPFAIANVKAGSQAKIVKTAPRFEDAFIDILGGGPGGYSKLAERIPRIAGGGKAVIQAERLVKLFGNFVAADDITFTIKSGEIFGLLGPNGAGKSTTFKMLCGLLKPNSGRALVNGLDLQMAPSQARSQIGYMAQKFSLYGDLNVWQNLDFFSGIYNLQGKEKKKTIDEMITIFDLKPYIKEIASTLPLGFKQRLSLACAVMHHPEVLFLDEPTSGVDPITRREFWNHINGLVEKGVTVMVTTHFMDEAEYCDRIGLVYQGKLIKLGTPEALKKEARTEQNLYPSLEEAFIQLIENYGSKNNPR; encoded by the coding sequence GTGAACGAAGCCTTAGTTACCATTCAGAATGTTTCTAAAGTCTATGGCAATCAGACCGTTCTCTCTGCGATCAATGCGATAATTCCTAAAGGGGAAATGGTCGCCTTAGCAGGACCTGATGGAGCGGGTAAAACCACGCTGATCCGCTTAATGGCAGGCCTTCTCCTACCAAGTACAGGCTCCATAAATGTAGATGGCTATGATAGCATTAAAGAAGCAGATCATCTGCATCAAATCATTGGTTACATGCCTCAGAAATTCGGTCTTTACGAAGACCTAACAGTGATTCAAAATCTCAATCTTTTTGCAGATCTGCGCGCCGTTCCTAAAGAAGAAAAAGAAACAACTTATAAGCGTTTGCTATCTTTTACGAACTTGGCTTCCTTTCAAGATCGTTTAGTTGGAGCCCTCTCTGGAGGGATGAAGCAAAAACTCGGGTTAGCCTGTGCCCTTGTTTGCAAGCCCACATTGCTTTTATTGGATGAGCCGAGCGTAGGCGTAGATCCCATTTCAAGGAGAGAATTGTGGCAGATGGTTTACGATTTGCTACAGGAGGGAATTTCTGTTATTTGGAGTACAGCCTATCTTGATGAAGCGCAAAAAAGCCATACTGTGCTTTTGTTGAATGAGGGCAAACTCCTCTATGCCGGTAGCCCTCAAAAAATGACAGAACGCGTAGAGGGAAGGGCTTTTCTTATCTCAGATATCCGAGAGAATAGACGCAATGTTCTAACATTGACCTTAAGACAGCCTAATGTCATAGATGGGGTGATTCAAGGGGAAGATGTGCGGTTTGTCACCAAGGATCCCATGCCAATGCCTTTTGCTATTGCAAATGTGAAAGCGGGGAGCCAAGCAAAAATTGTGAAAACAGCTCCTCGTTTTGAAGATGCCTTTATTGATATTTTAGGCGGGGGGCCGGGCGGCTATTCCAAACTAGCAGAAAGAATTCCTCGCATCGCTGGCGGAGGGAAAGCGGTCATTCAAGCAGAAAGGCTGGTAAAACTGTTTGGCAATTTTGTTGCAGCCGATGACATCACCTTCACGATTAAAAGCGGCGAGATTTTTGGGTTGTTAGGTCCAAATGGGGCAGGAAAGTCGACGACTTTTAAGATGTTGTGCGGTTTATTGAAGCCCAACTCTGGGCGTGCTCTTGTTAACGGGTTAGATTTGCAGATGGCTCCAAGCCAAGCGCGTTCGCAGATAGGGTATATGGCTCAAAAGTTTTCGCTTTATGGAGACTTAAATGTTTGGCAAAACCTCGATTTCTTTTCAGGAATTTATAACTTACAGGGCAAAGAAAAAAAGAAAACAATCGATGAGATGATCACTATTTTTGATCTTAAACCCTATATTAAAGAGATAGCGTCTACTCTTCCTTTAGGGTTTAAGCAAAGGTTATCTCTTGCTTGTGCCGTAATGCACCACCCAGAAGTGCTATTTTTGGATGAACCGACTTCTGGGGTTGATCCCATTACAAGACGTGAATTTTGGAACCATATTAATGGGCTTGTCGAAAAAGGGGTTACAGTGATGGTGACAACTCATTTTATGGATGAAGCGGAATATTGTGATCGGATTGGGCTGGTTTATCAGGGTAAATTGATTAAACTCGGGACTCCTGAAGCTTTAAAAAAAGAGGCACGAACAGAGCAAAATCTTTATCCTTCACTTGAAGAGGCTTTCATTCAACTTATTGAAAACTATGGCTCAAAAAACAATCCAAGATAA
- a CDS encoding hypothetical protein (Product derived from UniProtKB/Trembl:Q6MF32) produces the protein MNMRVLLIIFCALAFFFPIPVKADWRGDGGDLFRDLTIVDYWNRQINDRLPVTYNHLLQGGYFNMPSARMSGEGELAFGYSYVPPYRNYNLRCQLTDFLEISGNYRIFIGVDDPILSPLGFGDMSDKGANVKLSLFSPESSDYKLPGLAIGLEDFMGTRNFKAHYIVATQVFLKEDAEVSVGYGGDRLHKWFGGISWMPFRRSCIPWLEGLSIAAEYDATRYEHEDFEKHPKGRKRKTHINFGLKYRLFGSLDFTLSYVRGRKLAASVSTYYNFGYTKGLLPKVDDPLPYKAPVNTQPLCGTRPERVFVEELAFAFKAQSLELLDCWIGYDECQNKTLRLRIYNEAYRLKEEVRNRLNYLLANLVPADIDRVLVIMDAEGFPIQQYSYCMQHVRQFTCRQVCAYELKILTPLSEVSYPDPYSYRRLYHKRRDLWEFLLLPKIHTFFGSSKGKFKYSLGIHAGIDGYFPSGVYYSVLLGYNFISDLYQLSSTDRLNPSQLINVRTDIVRYYQRAGVTVDEAYIQKCWNVGKGFYSRFALGYFEVAYAGLASEILYYPVGSCFAVGLEGALFKKRSYTSPLGFTDKVRKLHGFHPSWESFNYGSQYFLNLYYDSKFLELDFRIKIGRFLARDYGVRYEVSRYFPSGLRMTVWYTHTNAKDVINGSIYHDKGIALSMPLDIFFTRSSRKRWGYSMSAWLRDIGVIAGNGQSLYELINDQRQ, from the coding sequence ATGAACATGCGCGTTTTATTGATTATTTTCTGTGCGTTAGCATTTTTCTTTCCTATTCCGGTCAAAGCGGACTGGCGAGGGGATGGCGGCGATCTTTTTCGCGACCTCACGATTGTCGATTATTGGAATCGCCAAATTAACGACCGCTTGCCAGTGACTTATAACCATTTATTGCAAGGAGGCTATTTCAACATGCCTTCTGCTAGGATGAGCGGCGAAGGCGAGTTAGCTTTTGGTTATTCTTATGTGCCCCCTTATAGAAACTACAACCTGCGCTGTCAGCTAACAGATTTTTTGGAAATTTCTGGCAATTACCGGATTTTTATCGGTGTCGATGATCCCATTCTCTCTCCATTGGGTTTTGGGGACATGTCAGATAAAGGTGCGAACGTAAAGCTGTCTTTGTTCAGTCCAGAATCTAGTGATTATAAACTGCCAGGGCTTGCGATAGGCTTGGAAGATTTTATGGGGACGCGGAACTTTAAAGCGCATTACATTGTGGCCACCCAAGTCTTTTTGAAAGAAGATGCCGAGGTGAGTGTGGGTTATGGGGGAGATCGCCTGCATAAGTGGTTTGGGGGTATTTCTTGGATGCCTTTTAGACGCTCATGCATCCCATGGCTAGAGGGTTTAAGTATTGCTGCAGAATATGATGCTACACGCTATGAGCATGAAGATTTTGAAAAACATCCCAAAGGAAGAAAACGCAAAACACATATTAATTTTGGTCTGAAGTATCGGCTTTTTGGCTCTTTAGATTTTACCCTAAGTTATGTGCGTGGGCGTAAACTAGCAGCTTCTGTCTCCACGTATTACAATTTTGGCTATACGAAGGGTTTACTTCCCAAGGTTGATGATCCTCTTCCCTATAAAGCTCCAGTGAATACACAGCCCCTTTGTGGAACACGCCCTGAAAGAGTATTCGTAGAAGAATTGGCATTTGCTTTCAAAGCGCAAAGTTTGGAACTGCTTGACTGCTGGATTGGCTATGATGAATGCCAAAATAAAACTTTAAGGCTGCGCATTTATAATGAGGCCTACCGTTTAAAAGAAGAGGTGCGCAATCGTTTAAATTATCTTTTAGCAAATCTGGTTCCTGCAGACATCGATCGAGTTCTTGTGATCATGGATGCTGAGGGCTTTCCTATCCAGCAATACAGCTACTGTATGCAACACGTGCGGCAATTTACTTGTAGGCAAGTCTGTGCCTACGAATTAAAAATTCTTACCCCGCTTTCTGAGGTAAGCTATCCGGATCCCTATTCCTATCGACGCCTTTATCACAAAAGAAGAGATCTCTGGGAATTCCTTCTCCTACCAAAAATTCATACGTTCTTTGGCAGCTCAAAAGGAAAATTTAAATACTCTCTTGGAATCCATGCTGGCATTGATGGGTACTTCCCCTCCGGTGTTTACTACTCTGTGCTATTAGGCTACAATTTCATTTCTGACCTGTATCAACTCAGTTCGACCGATCGCCTAAATCCCTCGCAACTGATTAATGTGCGCACGGATATCGTCCGCTACTACCAGCGGGCGGGAGTTACTGTTGATGAAGCCTACATTCAAAAATGTTGGAATGTGGGTAAGGGCTTCTATTCTCGCTTTGCGTTAGGATATTTCGAAGTAGCATATGCTGGCCTTGCTTCAGAAATTCTTTACTATCCTGTAGGAAGTTGCTTTGCTGTAGGCTTGGAAGGGGCCTTATTTAAAAAACGATCCTACACATCACCGTTAGGCTTTACGGATAAAGTGAGAAAACTTCATGGTTTTCATCCTTCTTGGGAATCCTTTAATTATGGTTCTCAATATTTTCTGAATCTTTATTACGATTCAAAATTTCTAGAGCTGGATTTTAGGATAAAAATTGGGCGTTTTCTCGCTCGAGACTATGGCGTTCGCTATGAAGTTTCGCGCTATTTCCCAAGTGGGTTGCGCATGACAGTTTGGTATACCCACACGAACGCAAAAGATGTGATTAACGGATCGATCTACCATGACAAGGGGATTGCTCTTTCCATGCCTTTGGATATCTTTTTTACGAGGAGCAGCCGTAAGCGTTGGGGGTATTCGATGTCAGCATGGTTACGAGATATTGGTGTAATTGCTGGTAATGGCCAAAGCCTCTATGAACTCATCAACGATCAACGGCAATAA
- a CDS encoding Uncharacterized protein (Product derived from UniProtKB/Trembl:F8L0E7) has protein sequence MKSGQIIFLFLLFVISGCRVGPSYSPPCPIIPEEWKNTAQDKSKEPCVDLWWEIFQDAYLNELVQFAILNNYNLYRALERIAEARAIAGVERSNLFPQVNLTPSYLSTGTLFQMFGLSATPLGTNINPIIRVHEMQYNFPFNLNYEIDLWGKLRREWESAVYNAQSKEEAFRSLLLSLTADLASFYFNLRALDSDILMLQETIETRKTSLLLTQKRNTAGLANELDVARAQLLLSNGEAEYHDAVRQRLLLENSIATLIGVPASLFCMPQLPLESSPPIIPAGLPSEILLRRPDIAEAERMMASEHALIGVAYASYYPSLTLTGILGFSSPDLKNFFSWPSRFWSFGATIAQTIFDAGKIGCNIEVAKARYRQAIGHYQQTVVRAFQEVEDALNNIEQQAKQAESLYSSVNAAIKTLELSNRRYSNGLANYLDVMDSQREELSAKRTWINIQGARFISTVQLVKALGGGWGCAHEQPIEYLSH, from the coding sequence ATGAAATCCGGACAAATTATTTTTCTATTTTTACTTTTTGTTATCAGTGGCTGCCGTGTAGGTCCAAGCTATTCTCCCCCATGCCCTATTATCCCTGAAGAATGGAAAAATACCGCTCAGGATAAGTCCAAAGAACCCTGTGTAGATCTATGGTGGGAAATTTTTCAAGATGCTTACCTTAACGAATTAGTTCAATTTGCCATCTTAAATAATTACAATCTCTACAGGGCTTTAGAAAGAATCGCTGAAGCACGAGCAATCGCAGGCGTGGAAAGATCTAACCTCTTTCCTCAAGTTAATCTAACCCCAAGCTATCTCAGTACGGGAACATTATTTCAAATGTTTGGCCTCTCGGCTACCCCACTCGGAACAAATATTAATCCCATTATACGCGTTCATGAGATGCAGTATAACTTTCCCTTTAACTTAAACTACGAAATCGACTTATGGGGAAAACTGCGTCGCGAATGGGAATCTGCCGTCTACAATGCACAATCCAAAGAAGAAGCTTTTCGCAGTCTATTACTTTCTTTGACTGCAGATCTCGCCAGCTTTTATTTTAATTTAAGGGCTTTAGACAGTGATATCTTGATGCTGCAAGAGACCATTGAGACAAGAAAAACCTCTCTGTTGCTCACTCAAAAGCGTAATACCGCAGGACTTGCCAACGAACTCGATGTTGCAAGAGCCCAATTGCTGCTCTCTAATGGTGAGGCTGAATATCATGATGCCGTACGCCAAAGGCTTCTTTTGGAAAACAGTATTGCAACGCTTATCGGAGTGCCAGCTTCTCTTTTTTGCATGCCTCAGCTGCCTTTAGAAAGTAGCCCTCCAATTATCCCAGCGGGGCTTCCTTCTGAAATTCTCCTAAGACGCCCCGATATTGCTGAAGCTGAACGGATGATGGCTTCAGAACATGCTTTAATTGGGGTAGCCTATGCCTCTTATTACCCTTCTTTAACGCTCACAGGAATTCTCGGTTTTTCTAGTCCCGATCTAAAAAATTTCTTTTCATGGCCCAGCCGTTTTTGGTCATTTGGCGCAACTATTGCTCAAACGATTTTTGATGCAGGAAAAATTGGCTGCAATATTGAAGTTGCTAAAGCGCGCTACCGCCAAGCAATTGGCCATTACCAACAAACCGTTGTGCGTGCTTTTCAGGAAGTCGAAGATGCATTAAATAATATCGAGCAACAAGCCAAACAAGCTGAAAGTCTTTATAGTTCCGTCAATGCCGCTATAAAAACATTAGAACTATCTAATCGCCGCTATTCAAATGGCTTAGCAAACTACCTTGATGTGATGGATAGCCAAAGGGAAGAGCTTTCTGCAAAGCGTACTTGGATTAACATCCAAGGTGCGCGTTTTATTTCAACAGTTCAGCTTGTCAAGGCTTTAGGTGGTGGTTGGGGGTGTGCCCACGAGCAACCAATAGAATATCTTTCCCATTAA
- a CDS encoding Inner membrane transport permease YbhR (Product derived from UniProtKB/Swiss-Prot:P0AFQ1;Gene name derived from UniProtKB/Swiss-Prot:P0AFQ1), producing the protein MFSRILALIHKEILAVWSDKKSRAVLIVPPLTQLLVFAFAATLDVKDVPIAILNRDNGKESIELAQRFHGSPTFSHILYLKSVDEIAPFINNQRGAMVLSIDEQFSRNLNAKKKSQVQIILDGRKSNTAQIIAGYANAILNQFNRDFAQERGLPLQSTELFPRFWFNPNVIYYWYNVPCLCGILTMVVGLLVTALSVARERELGTFDQLLVSPLLPVEILIGKTVPAIVIGMAEGTVILLVAIFFFKVPFTGSLIALYFSMFVFISSVAGVGLLISSLSATQQQAILGAFVFMTPAVLLSGFATPIENMPEWLQYFTYLNPLRYFLSIAKGSFLKAMPFYIVWENIWPMVTIAFFTLSAATWFFKKRLE; encoded by the coding sequence GTGTTTAGTCGAATTCTAGCCTTAATTCATAAGGAAATTTTAGCTGTTTGGTCAGATAAAAAAAGCCGTGCTGTATTGATTGTTCCACCACTCACACAGCTATTAGTGTTTGCTTTTGCGGCAACATTAGATGTCAAAGATGTCCCGATTGCTATTTTGAACCGAGATAATGGCAAAGAGTCTATTGAATTAGCCCAACGCTTTCACGGTTCTCCGACATTTAGCCATATTCTTTACTTAAAGTCTGTCGACGAAATCGCTCCATTTATTAATAACCAAAGAGGGGCGATGGTCCTATCAATTGATGAACAGTTTTCAAGAAATTTAAACGCCAAAAAAAAATCCCAGGTGCAAATAATTCTCGATGGTCGAAAGTCAAATACAGCACAAATCATAGCTGGGTATGCCAACGCGATTTTAAACCAATTTAATCGCGACTTTGCTCAAGAAAGGGGATTGCCCTTGCAATCCACAGAACTTTTCCCACGCTTTTGGTTTAACCCAAATGTTATTTATTATTGGTACAATGTCCCTTGCTTATGCGGGATTCTTACGATGGTTGTTGGGCTTTTGGTCACAGCTTTATCTGTGGCCCGTGAAAGAGAACTCGGAACGTTTGATCAGTTACTTGTTTCGCCGCTGCTCCCTGTAGAAATTTTAATTGGGAAAACCGTCCCGGCGATAGTTATTGGCATGGCTGAGGGAACTGTCATTTTGCTAGTTGCGATCTTTTTTTTTAAGGTCCCCTTCACCGGTTCACTAATTGCTCTTTATTTCAGCATGTTTGTTTTTATTTCATCGGTAGCGGGCGTTGGCCTTCTTATCTCTTCCCTTTCAGCAACACAGCAACAAGCTATTCTGGGGGCATTTGTTTTCATGACGCCAGCTGTTTTACTTTCAGGATTCGCAACGCCAATTGAAAACATGCCCGAGTGGTTGCAATATTTCACTTATTTAAACCCTTTGAGGTACTTTCTCAGTATCGCTAAGGGGTCTTTTCTTAAAGCGATGCCTTTTTATATAGTTTGGGAAAATATTTGGCCTATGGTGACTATTGCTTTTTTCACTCTGTCCGCTGCCACATGGTTTTTTAAAAAGCGGTTAGAGTAG
- a CDS encoding Enolase (Product derived from UniProtKB/Swiss-Prot:Q6MEY2;Gene name derived from UniProtKB/Swiss-Prot:Q6MEY2;EC number derived from UniProtKB/Swiss-Prot:Q6MEY2) — MAYIRLVKAIEILDSRGNPTIEVTITTDREIMARASVPSGASTGEHEALELRDNDPSRYFGKGVRQAVAHVNGPIAELLIGEHVFDQTKLDRLLCASDGTANKGRFGANAILGASLALARVGALTASLPLYRYLGGCYSNLLPCPMMNIINGGAHADNSLEFQEFMIRPIGASSFHEGVRWGAEVFHTLKKILQSKGHATGVGDEGGFAPNLSSNEEAIELILLAIEQAGYHPSQITLALDCAASEFYDRSAKRYIEKKKKAKGESFKERTSEEQVAYLKELANKYPIDSIEDGLAENDWAGWAHLTKELGNKVQVVGDDLFVTNPKFLKRGIIEKSANAILIKLNQIGTVTETLETIQMAQSHGFSTVISHRSGETEDSFIADLAVATNAGQIKTGSLSRTDRIAKYNRLISIEAGLSVDARYKDSNKAPKEG, encoded by the coding sequence ATGGCTTATATTCGTCTAGTAAAAGCGATTGAAATTCTCGATTCACGCGGAAATCCTACCATTGAAGTCACAATCACAACAGATCGAGAGATCATGGCCAGAGCTTCTGTCCCTTCAGGAGCTTCGACAGGGGAACATGAAGCCTTAGAACTACGCGATAATGATCCCTCACGCTATTTTGGAAAAGGAGTAAGACAAGCCGTTGCTCATGTCAATGGCCCGATTGCAGAGCTTCTAATTGGGGAGCACGTGTTTGACCAAACAAAGCTCGATCGCTTACTTTGCGCAAGCGATGGGACAGCAAATAAAGGTCGCTTCGGTGCCAACGCCATCTTGGGAGCTTCACTGGCACTAGCCCGTGTTGGAGCACTGACCGCAAGCTTACCTCTCTACCGCTATCTTGGAGGCTGCTATAGCAACCTGCTCCCTTGTCCTATGATGAACATCATTAACGGAGGGGCCCATGCTGATAATTCTTTAGAATTCCAAGAGTTCATGATTCGGCCTATAGGCGCTTCTAGCTTTCATGAAGGCGTGCGATGGGGTGCTGAAGTTTTCCATACCCTCAAGAAGATTTTGCAATCTAAAGGCCATGCGACTGGAGTAGGCGATGAAGGAGGTTTTGCTCCCAACCTCTCTTCTAACGAAGAAGCCATTGAACTCATTTTATTGGCAATTGAGCAAGCAGGATATCACCCAAGTCAAATCACTTTGGCGCTAGACTGCGCTGCCTCGGAATTTTATGATCGGTCGGCAAAGCGTTATATCGAAAAAAAGAAAAAGGCTAAGGGAGAATCTTTTAAAGAAAGGACATCCGAAGAACAGGTCGCCTACCTTAAAGAGTTAGCCAACAAGTACCCCATTGATTCCATTGAAGACGGCTTAGCAGAAAATGATTGGGCTGGATGGGCGCATCTTACCAAAGAATTGGGCAACAAAGTTCAAGTTGTGGGGGATGATCTTTTCGTGACAAATCCCAAGTTTCTAAAAAGGGGCATCATCGAAAAATCTGCAAATGCAATCCTCATTAAACTCAATCAAATTGGTACAGTTACAGAAACTCTTGAGACAATTCAAATGGCCCAAAGTCATGGTTTTAGCACCGTGATTTCTCACCGCTCAGGAGAAACTGAAGATAGTTTTATCGCAGATCTCGCTGTAGCAACAAATGCAGGACAAATTAAAACGGGTTCTCTTTCTCGAACAGATCGCATTGCAAAGTATAATCGCCTAATCAGCATTGAAGCTGGCCTCAGCGTAGATGCTCGTTATAAAGATAGTAACAAAGCGCCCAAGGAAGGATAA